From Juglans regia cultivar Chandler chromosome 6, Walnut 2.0, whole genome shotgun sequence, the proteins below share one genomic window:
- the LOC118348698 gene encoding class V chitinase-like translates to MALLLEEWRVSVESEAKGSSQPQLILTAVAGFSPVIKNVSYPVDSMQKNLNWINIVAQNYYNPSWENITGPRAALHDPASHINTADGIRAWIYRGLSANKLVLGLPFFDSGWTLQNSQNNGIGAPVTGPATGRFFTEKGNIPYKNIKQLFIQRYRAAVKYNSIYVMNYCINGSTWIGFDGVEAVETKVSYAKEMGLLGYYVLEVTDDDNWELSLSAGRN, encoded by the coding sequence ATGGCCTTACTCCTTGAAGAGTGGCGAGTGTCAGTAGAGTCTGAGGCTAAAGGCTCTAGCCAGCCGCAACTGATCTTGACTGCTGTAGCTGGCTTCTCACCAGTTATAAAAAATGTCTCCTATCCTGTGGATTCAATGCAGAAGAACTTGAATTGGATAAACATTGTGGCTCAGAACTATTACAACCCTTCTTGGGAAAACATTACGGGCCCTCGTGCAGCTTTGCATGATCCAGCGAGCCATATTAATACTGCTGATGGCATTAGGGCCTGGATTTATAGGGGACTATCTGCAAACAAATTGGTTTTGGGGTTGCCTTTCTTTGACTCTGGATGGACACTTCAGAATTCCCAGAACAATGGTATAGGTGCACCTGTCACTGGTCCTGCAACTGGTCGATTTTTTACAGAAAAAGGAAACATCCCCTACAAGAATATCAAGCAACTTTTCATTCAGAGATATCGGGCTGCTGTAAAGTACAATTCTATTTATGTAATGAATTACTGCATCAATGGATCAACTTGGATTGGTTTTGATGGTGTTGAGGCTGTCGAAACTAAGGTGTCCTATGCCAAGGAGATGGGGTTGCTCGGTTACTATGTCCTCGAAGTCACGGATGATGACAATTGGGAGCTTTCTCTTTCTGCTGGTAGAAATTAG
- the LOC108981849 gene encoding G-type lectin S-receptor-like serine/threonine-protein kinase CES101 encodes MVDAAKEPEALVNNIVAAGNLNSNVPDLQIFSYADIEMATSAFSFENKLGEGGYGPVYKEIVVKKLSKTSTQGFEEFKNEVTLTAKLQHVNLVRVLGFCIERDEQMLIYEYMPNKSLDFYLFDPARRFILDWSKRIQVIEGITQGLLYLQEYSRLKVIHRDLKASNILLDNEMKPKISDFGMAKIFAKHEHEANTDRIVGTYGYIPPEYARQGLYSTKYDVYSFGVLLLQIISGKKNAYCYGQEEDLNLLDYAYELWKSGKGLELMDPSLDDTFSSCKLITCLQTALLCVQENASDRPSMSKVFSMLRGEIAALTVPKRPAFSTKRNEDHEGNKSELQQENCSMNDTTMSQMEAR; translated from the exons ATGGTGGATGCAGCTAAAGAACCAGAAGCACTAGTCAACAACATAGTAGCTGCTGGGAACTTAAATAGCAATGTTCCTGATCTTCAGATCTTCAGTTATGCTGATATTGAGATGGCTACTAGtgcattttcatttgaaaataagCTAGGAGAGGGTGGATATGGTCCTGTTTACAAG gaaatagtagtgaaaaaactttcaaaaacttccacacagggcTTTGAGGAGTTCAAGAATGAGGTTACACTCACAGCAAAATTGCAACATGTTAATCTTGTGAGAGTTTTGGGATTTTGCATCGAAAGGGATGAACAAATGCTGATCTACGAATACATGCCTAACAAAAGCTTAGACTTCTACCTATTTG ATCCGGCAAGAAGATTTATTTTGGATTGGAGTAAACGCATTCAAGTCATTGAAGGGATTACTCAAGGACTTCTATATCTCCAAGAATATTCAAGATTGAAAGTAATTCATCGAGATCTGAAAGCCAGCAATATTTTACTTGACAAtgaaatgaagcctaagataTCAGACTTCGGTATGGCAAAGATTTTCGCAAAACATGAACATGAAGCAAACACCGACCGGATTGTTGGAACATA TGGCTACATTCCTCCAGAATATGCTAGACAAGGTTTATATTCAACCAAATATGATGTTTACAGCTTTGGAGTTTTGCTGTTGCAAATCATAAGTGGCAAGAAGAATGCCTACTGCTATGGACAGGAGGAAGATTTAAACCTCCTAGACTAT GCATATGAACTGTGGAAATCAGGCAAAGGCCTGGAGCTAATGGACCCATCGCTGGATGATACATTTTCATCATGCAAATTAATCACATGCCTGCAAACAGCTCTTTTGTGTGTTCAGGAAAATGCAAGTGATAGGCCATCCATGTCGAAGGTGTTTTCAATGCTAAGAGGTGAAATTGCTGCTCTCACAGTCCCAAAAAGGCCAGCTTTTtctacaaaaagaaatgaagatcATGAGGGCAATAAATCTGAATTGCAACAAGAAAACTGCTCCATGAACGATACGACAATGTCCCAAATGGAAGCCCGATAA